A region from the Malus domestica chromosome 07, GDT2T_hap1 genome encodes:
- the LOC103439757 gene encoding uncharacterized protein codes for MRFSILIDSETDAHGGSSSSMSTRDKRKHDALELDEEFANNEVVIWRANFEEFIRCLRHKACVENVRARLDDGAALVLRAMLMSTRTAEKKVKTENSVPVSFSTIYEEVINSEAGRNLTCDYVKASLSLFCNERDVDGDESYSVDLKKILELAQNDEVESIVLKRYGRDAYKMFRLLSTSSRALEMDKISDMTLVEKKEIPTILYKLWKDGEISCDGSQTGTILGVEGRQAHCLETCFR; via the exons ATGAGATTTTCAATCCTGATAGATTCTGAAACCGATGCTCATGGGGGTAGTTCTTCTAGTATGAGTACCAGGGACAAG CGAAAGCATGATGCTTTGGAGTTGGATGAAGAATTTGCTAATAACGAAGTGGTTATTTGGCGTGCTAATTTTGAGGAATTCATTCGCTGCCTAAGGCACAAG GCTTGCGTCGAGAATGTGAGAGCACGTCTGGATGACGGAGCTGCACTTGTCTTAAGAGCAATGCTTATGTCAACTAGAACTGCAGAGAAGAAAGTAAAGACGGAAAATTCAG TTCCTGTATCATTCAGTACTATTTATGAGGAGGTGATAAACAGTGAAGCTGGTCGTAATTTGACATGTGATTACGTCAAAGCTTCCCTCAGCCTGTTCTGCAATGAAAGGGATGTAGATGGGGATGAGTCGTATAGTGTTG ACTTGAAGAAAATTCTTGAGCTGGCTCAGAATGATGAG GTGGAGTCAATTGTTTTGAAAAGATATGGGAGAGATGCTTATAAAATGTTTAGGCTACTGTCGACTTCAAGTCGTGCACTTGAGATGGATAAG ATTTCAGATATGACACTTGTTGAAAAGAAGGAAATTCCCACAATTCTCTATAAGCTGTGGAAGGATGGAG AGATTAGCTGTGACGGGAGCCAGACAGGCACAATTCTTGGTGTGGAAGGTAGACAGGCCCATTGTTTGGAAACATGTTTTAGATGA